The Limnospira fusiformis SAG 85.79 genomic interval GACCATTTTGGCAAAATTTTACTCAAGGATTCAATCGCCATCACGGAGAAGAAATCAGCGGTAGTAGGAATGATAAAAAAGTCGCTGGTCATCAACAAATTTTGATTAATTGAATTTAAGCTAGGACTCATGTCAATTAAAATATAATCCGCATTAAACCGCGCGGCAGTTTTGTTAAACAAGTCAGTAATAGACCCGGGTAAATTTTGGAGTGTTTGAATCGAACTACTTAACTCTTGAGCAATACCTAGGGTAACTTCATACTCAGCAAATCCTACATTACCCGGAAGTAAAAATAAGCCTTCTTGACCTGATAAAGCAACACAATTTACGGCTTCAATGGGTTTGGGTTGACCTTCAAAAGCTGGCGCGAGTCCGGTTTTAATGTTGGAATGTGTATTGTAGATAGCTTCGATTCTCCCTTGGTCATCTTCGGTATCTTCACCTAAAGCCATACCAGTTAAATTACATTGTGGGTCAGCATCTACAATAATCACTTTTTTGCCTTTTGCTGCTAACATCCAACCTAAGTTAAATGTAGTGGTGGTTTTACTGACTCCGCCTTTGTGATTAAATAGGGCGATTTTCTGAACCATGATATTTACCCTGTTTTGAACTCCGCAATCAATTATGGCTAATTATAGCAAATAATCATTGCCCCAACTGTCAATAATAATCTCTATGGAGGTTTGAGACTCACTTCAGATGCTGTCTGATGATGTTGCTGTATCAATTCTGAGGTGATGGTGATGAGGTGAGAGTGGTTGGGGTCTCTGTGGATATGGGGAGACTCATGGCTAAATTTTATGGGTCATGTTAGGATGGAGCTAAAGGCTGGGCGGTGACGGTTATGGTTCTAGGGACGGCCGCGAAATCTATGGGGCTCTCAAAGGCTGAAACGCTTACCCAGAGGCAGATTAAGCCCCAACCGGAAAATTTTTTTAAAAAAATCGGCAAAAGGGTTGACATAAGTTGAAAGATTCGCTAAGTTAATAAAGGTGAGAGCGACACAAGCTCGAAACCAAAAGGCGAAACAAAACACAAGCCCCCATCGTCTAGAGGCCTAGGACACCTCCCTTTCACGGAGGCGACAGGGATTCGAATTCCCTTGGGGGTACTCAAAAGTTAAGATTAGGGTAGAGATTGCGAGAGTGGTCTCTACCCTTGTCTCTTTGGTGATAGTTGGCTAACCTCAAGGGAGGATCTGGCGCATATAATTGCCCCATAATTGGGCTGCATTAGCGCTACTGCCAAAAGTAGGGGAATTGTCGTCATTACCGAGCCAAATGCCTGTGGTGAGTCTCTGACTGGGTATGTAGCCAATAAACCAGAGGTCAACATTGGAGTTAGTGGTGCCAGTTTTTCCGGCTTCCCCTAAACCCAAACTAGCATCCTGACCTGTACCCCAACGAATTACCCCTTGTAGCATGGAGGTCATGGTTTCTGTGACGAGGGGAGAAAGGACCTGGGGGACTCTGGGATTTTCCCGATCATAGGCATAAATGACCCGACAGCTATTAATATCGAGGGGGTCGGTGCAATCACTACTATCTAAAATACGTCTAATGGCGTGGGGACGGTGAGCCAAACCTCGATTGCCGATGACATTAAAAGCGCCTGTCATCTCTAATAGGGTAACTTCACTTTGACCCAAAACCAAACCGGGAACGGGATTTAAATCGGAGCGAATGCCTAGCCGTCGTGCAATCTCGACGACGGAATTTAAGCCGACTTCCTGGGCGACTCGTAGGGCGGTGACATTTTCGGATAAAGCCATGCCGCGATACATATCGACAGACCCACTACTACGATCGCATCCTCGAAAAGTTTGCCCTTGCCAAGTCAGAGGTTCACAGGAATAGGTTCTACCAGGGGGGATACCCTTATCTAAGGCGGCGGCATAAGGAAACAGCTTAAAGGTAGATCCGGGCTGTCGTAGGGCTTGAGTGGCTCGGTTAAATTGACTATCCCCATAACTGAGTCCTCCGACCATAGCCATGACAGCACCATTGCCGGAGTCGAGAGTTACTATTCCCCCCTGAGAAAAGCCAGCGCCCGCCCCTACAGTAGCTAGATGTTGTTGCAGAGACCTCTCAGCGACGGCCTGCATTTGAGGATCTAAAGAGGTTTCGACAATAAAGTTACCCTCTCGCGCCAATTGACTGCCGAGCAGTTGCTCTATTTCGGTAAATACATAATCATAAAAGTAGGGGGCTATGGTACTTTCGAGAACTTCCCGCGCCCTGGGGTTAATTTCAATACGCGATCGCCGCGCCCGATCTGCCTCTTCTGAGCTAATCATTCCCAGGGCTTGCATTCTCGCCAAAACGCGATCGCGATACTGAACAGCTAACTCATAATTTTGAATAGGATTAAAACTATTAGGGGCGGGCAGAATCCCGGCGAGGGTGGCGGCTTCCGACAGGGTTAAATTAGTGGCTGATTTGCCAAAATAGAACTGAGCGGCATTTTCAAAACCATAGAGGTCTAAGCCTAAATAGACTCGGTTCAAATAGGTAAGTAACAGGGTATCTTTTCCGTAAAAAGTCTCTAATTTTAGGGCAACGATCGCCTCTCTAGCCTTGCGGCCGGGGGAATCTTCTGTGCCGACATACTCCCTAAATAAAGTCCGGGCTAACTGCTGGGAGATGGTGCTACCACCTTCTCGAATTTGACCCCCTTGTAAATTGGTGACAAAAGCCCTTAAAATCCCGATGGGGTCAATACCAAAATGCCAATAAAAACGGCTATCTTCGGAGGCTATAACGGCATTGGGTAGGTAAGAGGCAAAATCGGATAAAGCCTCCAATTCCAGTTGTAAATTATTGTTAGTGATACCCCGCAGCGGCTGACGATCGCGGGAATAAACGACGACGGGGCCATTGATAGAGCGAGGGAGAGGTCGCACTGTAAAATATTGCCACTGCCACAAGACGACCAAGGCAACTAAAGCACTAATACCACAGAAGGCATAAAGACCAGAGCGCAGTAACCGCACATACCAGCTAGGGGGATCTACATACTGAACCCTAACACCATTAGCAAGTTCTGGGGGACCCAAAGTAATGACATCCCCATGACGCAGGGGAAAAACCTCAAGTCGCCGCCGTCCCTTATAGATGCCATTGGTAGAATTTTCGTCTTTGATATAAAATTGTCGAGAGGGATGTTCTCCCAAAATGGTTTTATGTGGTGGTTGTCGTAGTAAACACAGATGCACTTGACTAACGACCGGATTGCGAACCACGATATCACTAGATCGCGAAGAACGACCAATGATATAGCGATCGCCCAATAGCGGATAAACATCAGCCTTATCCGCATCGGCATTTTGCACCCAAAGTTCAGGAACCCTACTATTAGGCTTTAGCAACAGCCGAGAGAAGTTAACCCGGGCGTGAATAGTCTGCACAACCTGGGTGATGGCATTTATAACTGTATTTGACTTCGGGTCCGGCTTTTTAGATGACATATTTAACGACATTCCGCATATAGCCGTTATGTGAGACTCACTGGCCGTAGCTGACTCGGAAAATTATAACACCTACTTTTCCTAGTCCGTCGAGTAGTGATTCACGGTTGGGGCAAATCAAGGGATAATTCTATAGAGAGTATCACGCTGGAGGGGTTTTCGTTGGACGGAGGCGATCGCCTCTTTCAGGTCTTCTACTGTCCTACAGGTTCCCCCCTTAGCCCCTGCCATAGTGGTGATATGTTCTTCCATTAGGGTGCCGCCGATATCATTACAGCCCCATTTCAGGGCTTCTGTGGCACCGGATAAACCCAATTTTACCCAACTAGGTTGATGGTTAATAATCCAGTTACCCAGGAAAATCCGGGCTACAGCCATTAATCTGAGGCTATCAGCTAAAATTGGTTGGTCTCTTCCTACTCGGCGGCGTAAGGGGGGAGGTGCTTGTTCCCCGACAAAAGGCAAAGCAATAAATTCGGTAATTCGGGCGGGATAATTCCGGTCTATAGCTTTTTGTTGTAGCGATCGCAATTTGTGCAAGTGGTCGATCTGCTGTTGGGGGGTTTCAATGTGACCACATAATATGGTGCTAGTGGTGGGAACTCCTAGACTGTGGGCGGTTTCTACAATTTCCAACCAGGTGGCTGTATTAATTTTTTCTGGACAGATGACCTGGCGAATGCGATCGTCTAATACTTCGGCGGCTGTTCCTGGCATAGAACCGACTCCGGCATCCCGCAGTGAACCTATGACTACATCATAACTGAGGCGATCGCCACGGGCAATAAATTGCACTTCCTGGGGGGAAAAAGCATGAAGGTGTAAATTGGGAAACTCGTTTTTGATGGTTTTCACCAACTGGAGATAGTAGGGTAAAAACTGACCGTTAATCTGAGCCTGGGGATTTAATCCCCCCTGCATACAAATTTCAGTCGCCCCCCTTTCGACAGCATCTTGGGCTTTTTCGAGAATTTGCTCAAAACCCAACCAAAAGGCTCCGGCTTCCCCTTCATCACGCCGGAAAGCGCAAAAATTGCAATGCTGTTCACAAATGTTGGTAAAATTCAGGTTGCGATTAATTACATAGGTTACAGTATCCCCACAATCACGCGATCGCCACTTATCTGCTACCTCTCGCAGACGTTCGGTAACTTTCGGGTGATTTGCTTCCAGTAGGGTTAATCCTTGCTCTGGGGATAAATCAGCCCCTTCTGAGGCGTAATCTAAGATGGCATCAACGGTTTGAGTTAACATACAATCTATTCGATAGTGTCCCAAGTTACATCGGTCAGCATATTTACTCAAGTTCTTTAGTTAATTGGATGACAGCAATGATATTACAATCTGCTTTATCTATTCGAGTTCCCAGACCACAACTGCTCTGGTTTTCCCCCAAATTGGGGAATGTACCGATGGTGATGCTTATGGGTGCAACTATGTTCCTGTTCACGATCGCACCTATTCTAGCTCAGGAAGAACCCGCACCGGAATCGTCCCCCACTTCCGAAATCGATCGCCCCTCTGTTGATCATAATCAATTACACAATCAGGGAATTGAACAATTCCATAAAGGGGAACATCGCGAAGCCCTAGAAAGCCTGGAACAGGCATTGCAAATTCGCCGCCAACAAGGCGATCGCCTGGCTGTAGCAGAAACACTCAATGCTATTGGTGAAGTTTACAGCAATTTTAACGAAAGCGATCGCGCTTTACCAGCTATTCAAGAAGCCCTAGAAATTTATCGCCAACAAAACCCCGAAGCCGCCTCGGAAACGGCTCTCGTCCAAAGGGGTAAAGCCCGCAGTCTCAATCTCCTCGGTTTTGTTCGCCGCCAACAGGGTGAATTTTCCGAAGCCCTCCAACACCACCAAGAAGCGCTCAGATTAGCTCAAAGTGCAGGCGATCGCAGTGAAATGGGGGAATCCTTACATAATATCGCGGCTGTCTATGCTAGTCAAGCTCAACCTACCCAAGCCCTCGACTATTATGAACAAGCCAGGGCTATCCGTCAAGAGGTGGGAGATTTACGGGATCTTTCTCGCACCCTGAACAATTTAGGCGCACTTTATTTTAGCATAGGAGAGGTAGAAAAAGCCCTAGAAATTTATCAACAAGCCCTAGCTTTTCGCCGCCAAATAGGAGACCAAGCGGGGGTAGGGCGGTTATTAAGTAATATGGCTTATATCTACCGCGAAAATGGAGATGATTTCCAAGCCTTAGTACATTTTCAGCAAGCGGCTCAACTCTTGGAACGCATCAGAGATAACGCTGGGGCGGCTCGTATCTTGAATTTAATGGGGATGATCTATGAAAATTTAGACCAGGTTCCCCAAGCGATCGAAACCTATCAGCAGGCTGCTAATTTGGCTAAGGAAGCTAATGATGTGGGTCTAGCGGGGACGGCACTTAGCCAGATAGGTCGCCTTTATAACAGTCAGGAAATGTGGGAAAAAGCCCTGGAAATTTACCAGCAAGCCCTAGAATTTTACCAAGAGTCAGACCAGCAGCCAGAGATTAGTCAAATCCTCAATAATATAGGTTCCATTCATGAGAACTTGGGGAACTATTCCCAGGCGCTAGAAACTTTAAAAAGTGCGTTATCTATCATCCAAGAAGCTGGAGACCCAGAAGCTGCACAGGCGACTCTCAACACGATTCAATCCCTCGAAGAAAGGTTAACGGAAAATGAATAATTAATAATTAATAATTAATAATTAATAATTAATAATTGTAGGGGCGGGTTCCGCAGTTAGTCATAGGAATGAGGGAAGCGCTTAATAAACCCGCCCCACCGGGGAATTAATAATGAATAATTAATAATGAATAATTGTAGGGGCGCGCCTCCGCAGTTAGTCATAGGAATGAGGGAAGGGCTTAATAAACCCGCCCTCACCCCACCGGGGAATTAATAAACCCGCCCCACCGGGGAATTAATAAACCCGCCCCCGCCCCCACCGGGGAATTAATTGTTAATTATTAATTGTTAATTATTAATTGTTAATTGTAGGGGCGGGTTCCGCAGTTAGTCATAGGAATGAGGGAAGGGCTTAATAAACCCGCCCTCACCCCACCGGGGAATTAATAAACCCACCCCACCGGGGAATTAATAAACCCGCCCTCACCCCCACCGGGGAATTAATTGTTAATTATTAATTGTTAATTGTTAATTGTTAATTGTTAATTGTTAATTGTAGGGGCGGGTTCCGCAGTTAGTCATAGGAATGAGGGAAGGGCTTAATAAACCCGCCCCCGCCCCCACCGGGGAATTAATAAACCCACCCCACCGGGGAATTAATAAACCCGCCCCCGCCCCCACCGGGGAATTAATTATTAATTGTTAATTGTTAATTGTTAATTGTTAATTATGGATAGTAATGTCGCAATAGGTTTGGGTAGTAATTTGGGGTTGTCTGGTCAAACAGTAGAAACCGCCCTAGAATTACTGGAAGGCTATGAGGGAATTAGGGTGAAAAAACGATCGCATTGGTATCGGACAATTCCTGTGGGACCCCCTCAGCCGGATTATATCAATGGGTGTGCTATTCTGGAGGTGACTGTCTCCCCTCAGTCCCTCTTGGAAACTCTGCTAGAAATTGAGAAGACATTGGGGCGGGTGCGTGGGGAAAGATGGGGACCGAGAACCCTAGATCTTGATTTATTGCTGTTCGATGATTTAATCTTGAATACACCTACCCTAGAAATACCACACCCGAGAATGCGCGATCGCGCTTTTGTGTTAGTCCCCCTAGCGGAAATAGCCCCGGAGTGGATAGATCCTATCAGTAAAAAGGCGATCGCCCAATTGCTGGAAACTATCGATCAGTCAGGAGTCCAAAAACTAACTTTAACTAACTAATGAAACTAGGTTCAGAACCCCCCGAAATTCTCGCACAACAACTCTTTTATCGAGGTCGGAAATTTAACTTTGATGTCCACCGCCTTCGCCTTCCTAATGGGGCGATCGGTCAGTGGGAATGTGTTAGACACCCCGGAGGTGCTTTGGTAATTCCCGTTACCCCAGAAGGTAAATTGGTATTGGTCAGACAATATCGATTTGCAGTGGAAGGGCGGACTTTGGAATTTCCAGCCGGGACGGTAGAAGTTAACGAAGACCCCGCCGAAACCGTCGGGCGCGAAATTGAAGAAGAAACAGGCTACCGCGCTCATAAGTGGCGTAAACTAGGGCAATTTGTCCTCGCGCCGGGTTATTCTGATGAAATTATTTACGCCTTTCTCGCGGAAGATCTCGAAAAACTAGAAACTCCCCCCGCACAAGATGAAGATGAGGATATAGACACGGTTTTGATGACTCCCCAAGAGTTGGAAAAGGCGATTTGGGAGGGGGAACCTGTGGATGCTAAATCTATCGCTAGTTTTATGTTGGCTAAACCCTTTCTATAACTCTGTGTGTTTATGTCGGATTTAATCTTATTTTGGCATCGTCGAGATCTGCGGATTTCCGATAACTGGGGACTGGCGGCGGCGCGTCGGGTGACTTCTCAGGTGGTGGGGGTCTTCTGTCTTGACCCGGCAATTTTGAGCGGTGATGATATCGCCCCCGTCCGTGTGGCTTATATGATCGGCTGTCTCCAATGTTTACAACGCGACTACCAACGGGGGGGGAGTCAATTACTGATTATTCAGGATAACCCGGCTCAAGGTCTGCGAAAATTGGCGGTGGCTTTGGGGGCGATCGCTGTTTATTGGAATCAAGACGTTGAACCCCTCGCCAGACAACGCGATCGCTCTGTAGAAGAGTCTCTCACAGAGGTGGGGATTAAAGTTGAGACTTTCTGGGATCAGGTTTTGCATTCCCCAGAAGCCATTTTTACGGGGTCTAAGGAACCCTATAAGGTTTATACTCCCTATTGGCGCAAATGGATTCAGCAGCCCAAACCAGAACCCTGTGATACCCTAAAATCTAGGGGGCTGACAGAGGCTCAGGAAAAGGCGGCGAGGGAGGGGGGAGCGATCGCTTTACCCACCGCTAAGGATTTGGGATTTATCTGGTCGGAACCTTTTATCCTAGAACCCGGAGAAACGGCGGCGAGCGATCGCTTGCAACTCTTCTGCGATCGAGCCATTTATGAGTATGACCAAGGGCGGAATTTCCCCGCTATTGATGGCACTTCTCTGTTGAGTCCGGCTTTGAGATTTGGGGCGATCGGTATCCGTACCTTATGGCAAAAAACCCAAGAAATTATGGCTTTAACTCGCAGTGACGAAGCCCGCGACCATATTCAAACTTGGCAGCAGGAAATCGCTTGGCGGGAGTTTTATCAACAGGCTTTATATCACTTCCCCGCCTTAGCCACGGGAGCATTTCGTCAGCCTTTTGACCGTTTTCCTTGGTCAGATAATCAAGAACATTTCCAGGCGTGGTGTCAAGGACGCACCGGATATCCTATTGTTGATGCGGCTATGCGTCAACTCAATGAAACCGGATGGATGCACAACCGTTGTCGCATGATTGTCGCCAGTTTTTTGACCAAGGATTTAATCATCAATTGGCAATGGGGAGAAAAGTATTTTATGCAAAGACTTATTGATGGGGATTTAGCCTCAAATAATGGTGGGTGGCAGTGGAGTTCCTCCAGTGGGATGGACCCTAAGCCTTTGCGGATTTTTAACCCCGCTTCCCAAGCTCAAAAATATGACCCGGAAGCTGAATATATCCGCCAGTGGTTGCCAGAATTGCGGAATTTGGACACCGCCCACCTCGTGACTGGCAAAATTTCCAGGAGCGATCGACAAGCCTGTGGCTACCCACAGCCCATTGTAGACCACAATCAACAACAAAAATTGTTTAAGTCGATTTATTCCCAATTAAAGGCTTGACAAATTCCCCCAACTATGGCAGGATATTAAATTGTGCCAAACAAATACACCCACTCATGCGGAACTGGCGGAATTGGTAGACGCGCTAGATTCAGGTTCTAGTGTTCGCAAGGACTTCCGGGTTCAAGTCCCGGGTTCCGCATTTGGAAGGAAATGGGCTGGGGGAAGTTGGGCTGATATATGCCACTGTTAACCGTGTTGGCATTTGCACTCGTTTTACACTCACTGCCAATAATGCGATCGCTTTTGAGTGCATCAGTGTGATGGTACAATGGGGGCTCAAGTTCCCGGTTCCCCATTGGGAAACAAACCCCGTTGGGCTGGGGGAAGTTGGGTTGATATATGCCACTGTTAACCGTGTTGGCATTTGCACTTATTTTACACTCACTCCCAATAATGCGATCGCTTTTGAGTGCATCAGTGTGATGGTACAATGGGGGCTCAAGTTCCCGGTTCCGCATTGGGAAACAAACCCCGTTGGGCTGGGGGAAGTTGGGCTGATATATGCCACTGTTAACCGTGTTGGCATTTGCACTTATTTTACACTCACTCCCAATAATGCGATCGCTTTTGAGTGCATCAGTGTGATGGTACAATGGGGGCTTAAGTTCCCGGTTCCGCATTGGGAAACAAACCCCGTTGGGCTGGGGGAAGTTGGGTTGATATATGCCACTGTTAACCGTGTTGGCATTTGCACTTATTTTACACTCACTCCCAATAATGCGATCGCTTTTGAGTGCATCAGTGTGATGGTACAATGGGGGCTTAAGTTCCCGGTTCCGCATTGGGAAACAAACCCCGTTGGGCTGGGGGAAGTTGGGTTGATATATGCCACTGTTAACCGTGTTGGCATTTGCACTTATTTTACACTCACTCCCAATAATGCGATCGCTTTTGAGTGCATCAGTGTGATGGTACAATGGGGGCTCAAGTTCCCGGTTCCGCATTGGGAAACAAACCCCGTTGGGCTGGGGGAAGTTGGGTTTCGCTGCGCTTCACCCAACCTACTAAAGCGCACAAGCCACCCGAAAACCGCAGCTGAAGTAGAGGAGGTCTGAGCCGCCCCTGTCGCGGTTGGCACAACGGCAGACTACTGGATTGAAGAGCCACGAACCGCCACGCAGCACCCTTCTTTCTTGGCTTTCCAAAAAGTTGACTAAATATTCAATAGGTTTTTGATAACGAATATCGTTGTCATAATCCCACACACCACCATCCGAAGGCGCACCATTGTAGCTGTCGTGCCAGGGGTCAGCGCACCATTCCGAAACATTTCCGTGGATATCATACAAGCCAAAGGCGTTGGCGTGTTGAAACTGACCGACGGGGGTGGTTTGTCCGCGGTAGGCTCCCAGGGGTCCTGAGCTATAGGTGTGGTTGCCATCGTAGTTGGCGAGGTCCGTCGTCAGGGTATCACCGACGTGAAAGGGGCTAGTGGTTCCGGCGCGGGCTGCATATTCCCACTCCGCTTCACTCGGTAATCGGTAGGGTTTGCCAATTCTCTTCGAGAGGCGGGCGCACCACTCCATTACATCATACCATGCAACCGATTCAACGGGAAGATTTAATCCTTTAAAAGCTGAGGGGTCTGGGTTCAGGTCCCGTTGGAGTTTGGGGAAACTAGCCACTTGTCGCCATTGTGCTTGGGTAACCGGATATTTCCCCATTAGGAAGGGTTTAATCGTGACTTGGTGTTGGGGTCTTTCCTTATTTAGTGAACTTCCAGCTTCACCACTCGGCGCACCCATTTTAAAGGTTCCCCCCGGAATTTTTACCATCTCCAGAGTCACACTATTTCCCAGGTCTTCGATAATACATTCAGCCTGACCGGGACGACGGTTAATTTCTCGACCCATTGAATTGACCGTAACGATATCAAATTCAAACTTCTGGGTTCCCGGTTGGAAAGCTTTATTGGGAGTCTGTTTAACAGTCTCTGGGATGACGGTTTGAGGACTTGTTGGGTTGGTCGGTTTCCCATAATCTCGCTGTAAATCTTCCCACACTTCCGCTACAGATTGATAGCGTTTTTTAAATACTGTCTCAACCAAACGCTCTAAGATTTTGCCTAGTTTCTCACCCACCTGATTGCCATTTAAATGCTCACGCCACACCCATTGTGATTCTAAGGGGTCATATAAATATGACGGACTCACTTGGGTTAGCAGATATAAACAAGTCACCCCTAAACTATATAAATCACTCCCATATTGAGGTTTTCCCATAGCCTGTTCCGGGGCGCAATATTCCGCCGAACCGATAACCGTTCCCGCTACGCTAAGAGATGTGCGCCGCACCTGTTTAGATGCTCCAAAATCCACTAGGACTAACTTATTATCACTGGCGCGTCTAATGATGTTT includes:
- a CDS encoding FAD-binding domain-containing protein codes for the protein MSDLILFWHRRDLRISDNWGLAAARRVTSQVVGVFCLDPAILSGDDIAPVRVAYMIGCLQCLQRDYQRGGSQLLIIQDNPAQGLRKLAVALGAIAVYWNQDVEPLARQRDRSVEESLTEVGIKVETFWDQVLHSPEAIFTGSKEPYKVYTPYWRKWIQQPKPEPCDTLKSRGLTEAQEKAAREGGAIALPTAKDLGFIWSEPFILEPGETAASDRLQLFCDRAIYEYDQGRNFPAIDGTSLLSPALRFGAIGIRTLWQKTQEIMALTRSDEARDHIQTWQQEIAWREFYQQALYHFPALATGAFRQPFDRFPWSDNQEHFQAWCQGRTGYPIVDAAMRQLNETGWMHNRCRMIVASFLTKDLIINWQWGEKYFMQRLIDGDLASNNGGWQWSSSSGMDPKPLRIFNPASQAQKYDPEAEYIRQWLPELRNLDTAHLVTGKISRSDRQACGYPQPIVDHNQQQKLFKSIYSQLKA
- the cofH gene encoding 7,8-didemethyl-8-hydroxy-5-deazariboflavin synthase subunit CofH; this translates as MLTQTVDAILDYASEGADLSPEQGLTLLEANHPKVTERLREVADKWRSRDCGDTVTYVINRNLNFTNICEQHCNFCAFRRDEGEAGAFWLGFEQILEKAQDAVERGATEICMQGGLNPQAQINGQFLPYYLQLVKTIKNEFPNLHLHAFSPQEVQFIARGDRLSYDVVIGSLRDAGVGSMPGTAAEVLDDRIRQVICPEKINTATWLEIVETAHSLGVPTTSTILCGHIETPQQQIDHLHKLRSLQQKAIDRNYPARITEFIALPFVGEQAPPPLRRRVGRDQPILADSLRLMAVARIFLGNWIINHQPSWVKLGLSGATEALKWGCNDIGGTLMEEHITTMAGAKGGTCRTVEDLKEAIASVQRKPLQRDTLYRIIP
- the folK gene encoding 2-amino-4-hydroxy-6-hydroxymethyldihydropteridine diphosphokinase, which translates into the protein MDSNVAIGLGSNLGLSGQTVETALELLEGYEGIRVKKRSHWYRTIPVGPPQPDYINGCAILEVTVSPQSLLETLLEIEKTLGRVRGERWGPRTLDLDLLLFDDLILNTPTLEIPHPRMRDRAFVLVPLAEIAPEWIDPISKKAIAQLLETIDQSGVQKLTLTN
- a CDS encoding tetratricopeptide repeat protein; amino-acid sequence: MTAMILQSALSIRVPRPQLLWFSPKLGNVPMVMLMGATMFLFTIAPILAQEEPAPESSPTSEIDRPSVDHNQLHNQGIEQFHKGEHREALESLEQALQIRRQQGDRLAVAETLNAIGEVYSNFNESDRALPAIQEALEIYRQQNPEAASETALVQRGKARSLNLLGFVRRQQGEFSEALQHHQEALRLAQSAGDRSEMGESLHNIAAVYASQAQPTQALDYYEQARAIRQEVGDLRDLSRTLNNLGALYFSIGEVEKALEIYQQALAFRRQIGDQAGVGRLLSNMAYIYRENGDDFQALVHFQQAAQLLERIRDNAGAARILNLMGMIYENLDQVPQAIETYQQAANLAKEANDVGLAGTALSQIGRLYNSQEMWEKALEIYQQALEFYQESDQQPEISQILNNIGSIHENLGNYSQALETLKSALSIIQEAGDPEAAQATLNTIQSLEERLTENE
- a CDS encoding bifunctional serine/threonine-protein kinase/formylglycine-generating enzyme family protein, with the protein product MSQCLNPDCLHINPEGFQFCQKCGSQLRLAERYYAQSILGQGGFGRTFLAVDDFKPSKPPCVIKQFLPQAQGTANLQKAAELFDQEAQRLELLGKHSQIPELLAYFTADNRQYLIQEFIKGETLQQELDNQGAFSENQISSLLEDLLPVLDFVHQNQVIHRDIKPENIIRRASDNKLVLVDFGASKQVRRTSLSVAGTVIGSAEYCAPEQAMGKPQYGSDLYSLGVTCLYLLTQVSPSYLYDPLESQWVWREHLNGNQVGEKLGKILERLVETVFKKRYQSVAEVWEDLQRDYGKPTNPTSPQTVIPETVKQTPNKAFQPGTQKFEFDIVTVNSMGREINRRPGQAECIIEDLGNSVTLEMVKIPGGTFKMGAPSGEAGSSLNKERPQHQVTIKPFLMGKYPVTQAQWRQVASFPKLQRDLNPDPSAFKGLNLPVESVAWYDVMEWCARLSKRIGKPYRLPSEAEWEYAARAGTTSPFHVGDTLTTDLANYDGNHTYSSGPLGAYRGQTTPVGQFQHANAFGLYDIHGNVSEWCADPWHDSYNGAPSDGGVWDYDNDIRYQKPIEYLVNFLESQERRVLRGGSWLFNPVVCRCANRDRGGSDLLYFSCGFRVACAL
- a CDS encoding ParA family protein — its product is MVQKIALFNHKGGVSKTTTTFNLGWMLAAKGKKVIIVDADPQCNLTGMALGEDTEDDQGRIEAIYNTHSNIKTGLAPAFEGQPKPIEAVNCVALSGQEGLFLLPGNVGFAEYEVTLGIAQELSSSIQTLQNLPGSITDLFNKTAARFNADYILIDMSPSLNSINQNLLMTSDFFIIPTTADFFSVMAIESLSKILPKWSLWAKKASSLPILKEAIYPFPDFKLRFLGTIIQNYRIIHGRETVAFQKWIDRIEADVKDKLVPVFRQSGLMLPTPSYLEQGISETFTLTKISNFNSLIALSQQHQTPIYALTREQLKQAGKVYQNNQKKQQEFYQVFADLADKIIGLTSQSYAISA
- a CDS encoding NUDIX hydrolase, with protein sequence MKLGSEPPEILAQQLFYRGRKFNFDVHRLRLPNGAIGQWECVRHPGGALVIPVTPEGKLVLVRQYRFAVEGRTLEFPAGTVEVNEDPAETVGREIEEETGYRAHKWRKLGQFVLAPGYSDEIIYAFLAEDLEKLETPPAQDEDEDIDTVLMTPQELEKAIWEGEPVDAKSIASFMLAKPFL
- a CDS encoding transglycosylase domain-containing protein, coding for MSSKKPDPKSNTVINAITQVVQTIHARVNFSRLLLKPNSRVPELWVQNADADKADVYPLLGDRYIIGRSSRSSDIVVRNPVVSQVHLCLLRQPPHKTILGEHPSRQFYIKDENSTNGIYKGRRRLEVFPLRHGDVITLGPPELANGVRVQYVDPPSWYVRLLRSGLYAFCGISALVALVVLWQWQYFTVRPLPRSINGPVVVYSRDRQPLRGITNNNLQLELEALSDFASYLPNAVIASEDSRFYWHFGIDPIGILRAFVTNLQGGQIREGGSTISQQLARTLFREYVGTEDSPGRKAREAIVALKLETFYGKDTLLLTYLNRVYLGLDLYGFENAAQFYFGKSATNLTLSEAATLAGILPAPNSFNPIQNYELAVQYRDRVLARMQALGMISSEEADRARRSRIEINPRAREVLESTIAPYFYDYVFTEIEQLLGSQLAREGNFIVETSLDPQMQAVAERSLQQHLATVGAGAGFSQGGIVTLDSGNGAVMAMVGGLSYGDSQFNRATQALRQPGSTFKLFPYAAALDKGIPPGRTYSCEPLTWQGQTFRGCDRSSGSVDMYRGMALSENVTALRVAQEVGLNSVVEIARRLGIRSDLNPVPGLVLGQSEVTLLEMTGAFNVIGNRGLAHRPHAIRRILDSSDCTDPLDINSCRVIYAYDRENPRVPQVLSPLVTETMTSMLQGVIRWGTGQDASLGLGEAGKTGTTNSNVDLWFIGYIPSQRLTTGIWLGNDDNSPTFGSSANAAQLWGNYMRQILP